Part of the Desulfobacterales bacterium genome, ACTGGCGGAAGGAAAATTATTAGAGGGGAAATATAAAGATCACCTGTTATCAGGCAAGTGGAAAGGACATCGTGATTGCCATATTGAGCCAGACTGGATATTAATCTATAGAATTGTTCATGATAATTTATATTTCGAACGAACAGGTTCCCATTCCGAGCTATTCAAATAGGGCGACCAGCCGGACTCCCCTACAATCCTGTAAATCCCGTAATCGTGTTCAGACAATTTTTAGTTGCTGCACTGCCCGCAAGGGCAGGGCTGGTCTCATAAAATGTTCTAATTTTTTCATAATCACCCCGCCCCTTGCGGGAGGGGTCGCCAAGCGTGAGCAGGCGGGGGAGAGGAAAGGTTCT contains:
- a CDS encoding type II toxin-antitoxin system YafQ family toxin produces the protein MNIHYTTQFKKDYKKIKKQNKNLDKLRDVIEKLAEGKLLEGKYKDHLLSGKWKGHRDCHIEPDWILIYRIVHDNLYFERTGSHSELFK